One segment of Meriones unguiculatus strain TT.TT164.6M chromosome 3, Bangor_MerUng_6.1, whole genome shotgun sequence DNA contains the following:
- the Hnrnpk gene encoding heterogeneous nuclear ribonucleoprotein K isoform X1, which yields METEQPEETFPNTETNGEFGKRPAEDMEEEQAFKRSRNTDEMVELRILLQSKNAGAVIGKGGKNIKALRTDYNASVSVPDSSGPERILSISADIETIGEILKKIIPTLEEGLQLPSPTATSQLPLESDAVECLNYQHYKGSDFDCELRLLIHQSLAGGIIGVKGAKIKELRENTQTTIKLFQECCPHSTDRVVLIGGKPDRVVECIKIILDLISESPIKGRAQPYDPNFYDETYDYGGFTMMFDDRRGRPVGFPMRGRGGFDRMPPGRGGRPMPPSRRDYDDMSPRRGPPPPPPGRGGRGGSRARNLPLPPPPPPRGGDLMAYDRRGRPGDRYDGMVGFSADETWDSAIDTWSPSEWQMAYEPQGGSGYDYSYAGGRGSYGDLGGPIITTQVTIPKDLAGSIIGKGGQRIKQIRHESGASIKIDEPLEGSEDRIITITGTQDQIQNAQYLLQNSVKQYADVEGF from the exons ATGGAGACCGAACAGCCAGAAGAAACCTTCCCCAACACCGAAACCAATGGTGAATTTG GTAAACGCCCTGCAGAAGATATGGAAGAGGAACAAGCCTTTAAAAGATCTAGAAATACTGATGAGATGGTTGAATTGCGCATTTTGCTTCAGAGCAAG aATGCTGGAGCAGTGATTGGGAAAGGAGGCAAGAATATTAAGGCTCTTCGCACAGAC TACAATGCCAGTGTTTCAGTCCCAGACAGCAGTGGCCCCGAGCG CATACTGAGTATCAGTGCTGATATTGAAACGATTGGAGAAATTCTGAAGAAAATCATCCCTACCTTGGAGGAG GGCCTGCAGTTGCCATCACCCACTGCAACCAGCCAGCTCCCGCTCGAATCTGATGCTGTGGAATGCTTAAAT TACCAGCATTATAAAGGAAGTGACTTTGACTGCGAGTTGAGACTGTTGATTCATCAAAGTCTGGCAGGAGGAATTATTGGTGTTAAAGGTGCTAAAATCAAAGAACTTCGAGAA AACACTCAGACAACAATCAAGCTTTTCCAGGAGTGCTGCCCTCATTCTACTGACAGAGTTGTTCTTATTGGAGGAAAACCTGACAGAGTTGTAGAATGCATCAAGATTATCCTTGACCTTATATCTGAG tCTCCCATCAAAGGACGTGCACAACCATATGATCCCAACTTTTATGATGAAACCTATGATTATGGTGGTTTTACAATGATGTTTGATGACCGCCGAGGACGGCCTGTGGGATTCCCTATGCGGGGAAGAGGTGGTTTTGACAGAATGCCTCCTGGTCGGGGTGGGCGTCCCATGCCTCCTTCTAGAAGAGATTATGATGATATGAGCCCTCGTCGAggacctcctccacctcctcctggtCGAGGTGGCCGGGGTGGCAGCAGAGCTCGgaatcttcctcttcctccaccaccaccacccagaggGGG AGACCTAATGGCTTATGACAGAAGAGGAAGGCCTGGAGACCGCTATGATGGCATG GTTGGGTTCAGTGCTGATGAAACTTGGGACTCTGCAATTGACACATGgagcccatcagaatggcaaatggcTTATGAACCACAG gGTGGTTCTGGATATG ATTATTCCTATGCAGGGGGTCGTGGCTCATACGGTGATCTTGGTGGACCCATTATTACTACACAAGTAACTATTCCCAAAGAT TTGGCTGGATCTATAATTGGCAAAGGTGGTCAGCGTATTAAGCAAATTCGTCATGAGTCAGGAGCATCGATCAAAATTGATGAGCCTTTAGAAGGATCCGAAGATCGGATCATTACCATTACAGGAACACAGGACCAGATACAGAACGCACAGTATTTGCTGCAGAACAG tgTGAAGCAGTATGCAGATGTTGAAGGATTCTAA
- the Hnrnpk gene encoding heterogeneous nuclear ribonucleoprotein K isoform X3, whose amino-acid sequence METEQPEETFPNTETNGEFGKRPAEDMEEEQAFKRSRNTDEMVELRILLQSKNAGAVIGKGGKNIKALRTDYNASVSVPDSSGPERILSISADIETIGEILKKIIPTLEEYQHYKGSDFDCELRLLIHQSLAGGIIGVKGAKIKELRENTQTTIKLFQECCPHSTDRVVLIGGKPDRVVECIKIILDLISESPIKGRAQPYDPNFYDETYDYGGFTMMFDDRRGRPVGFPMRGRGGFDRMPPGRGGRPMPPSRRDYDDMSPRRGPPPPPPGRGGRGGSRARNLPLPPPPPPRGGDLMAYDRRGRPGDRYDGMVGFSADETWDSAIDTWSPSEWQMAYEPQGGSGYDYSYAGGRGSYGDLGGPIITTQVTIPKDLAGSIIGKGGQRIKQIRHESGASIKIDEPLEGSEDRIITITGTQDQIQNAQYLLQNSVKQYADVEGF is encoded by the exons ATGGAGACCGAACAGCCAGAAGAAACCTTCCCCAACACCGAAACCAATGGTGAATTTG GTAAACGCCCTGCAGAAGATATGGAAGAGGAACAAGCCTTTAAAAGATCTAGAAATACTGATGAGATGGTTGAATTGCGCATTTTGCTTCAGAGCAAG aATGCTGGAGCAGTGATTGGGAAAGGAGGCAAGAATATTAAGGCTCTTCGCACAGAC TACAATGCCAGTGTTTCAGTCCCAGACAGCAGTGGCCCCGAGCG CATACTGAGTATCAGTGCTGATATTGAAACGATTGGAGAAATTCTGAAGAAAATCATCCCTACCTTGGAGGAG TACCAGCATTATAAAGGAAGTGACTTTGACTGCGAGTTGAGACTGTTGATTCATCAAAGTCTGGCAGGAGGAATTATTGGTGTTAAAGGTGCTAAAATCAAAGAACTTCGAGAA AACACTCAGACAACAATCAAGCTTTTCCAGGAGTGCTGCCCTCATTCTACTGACAGAGTTGTTCTTATTGGAGGAAAACCTGACAGAGTTGTAGAATGCATCAAGATTATCCTTGACCTTATATCTGAG tCTCCCATCAAAGGACGTGCACAACCATATGATCCCAACTTTTATGATGAAACCTATGATTATGGTGGTTTTACAATGATGTTTGATGACCGCCGAGGACGGCCTGTGGGATTCCCTATGCGGGGAAGAGGTGGTTTTGACAGAATGCCTCCTGGTCGGGGTGGGCGTCCCATGCCTCCTTCTAGAAGAGATTATGATGATATGAGCCCTCGTCGAggacctcctccacctcctcctggtCGAGGTGGCCGGGGTGGCAGCAGAGCTCGgaatcttcctcttcctccaccaccaccacccagaggGGG AGACCTAATGGCTTATGACAGAAGAGGAAGGCCTGGAGACCGCTATGATGGCATG GTTGGGTTCAGTGCTGATGAAACTTGGGACTCTGCAATTGACACATGgagcccatcagaatggcaaatggcTTATGAACCACAG gGTGGTTCTGGATATG ATTATTCCTATGCAGGGGGTCGTGGCTCATACGGTGATCTTGGTGGACCCATTATTACTACACAAGTAACTATTCCCAAAGAT TTGGCTGGATCTATAATTGGCAAAGGTGGTCAGCGTATTAAGCAAATTCGTCATGAGTCAGGAGCATCGATCAAAATTGATGAGCCTTTAGAAGGATCCGAAGATCGGATCATTACCATTACAGGAACACAGGACCAGATACAGAACGCACAGTATTTGCTGCAGAACAG tgTGAAGCAGTATGCAGATGTTGAAGGATTCTAA
- the Hnrnpk gene encoding heterogeneous nuclear ribonucleoprotein K isoform X4, whose protein sequence is METEQPEETFPNTETNGEFGKRPAEDMEEEQAFKRSRNTDEMVELRILLQSKNAGAVIGKGGKNIKALRTDYNASVSVPDSSGPERILSISADIETIGEILKKIIPTLEEYQHYKGSDFDCELRLLIHQSLAGGIIGVKGAKIKELRENTQTTIKLFQECCPHSTDRVVLIGGKPDRVVECIKIILDLISESPIKGRAQPYDPNFYDETYDYGGFTMMFDDRRGRPVGFPMRGRGGFDRMPPGRGGRPMPPSRRDYDDMSPRRGPPPPPPGRGGRGGSRARNLPLPPPPPPRGGDLMAYDRRGRPGDRYDGMVGFSADETWDSAIDTWSPSEWQMAYEPQGGSGYDYSYAGGRGSYGDLGGPIITTQVTIPKDLAGSIIGKGGQRIKQIRHESGASIKIDEPLEGSEDRIITITGTQDQIQNAQYLLQNSVKQYSGKFF, encoded by the exons ATGGAGACCGAACAGCCAGAAGAAACCTTCCCCAACACCGAAACCAATGGTGAATTTG GTAAACGCCCTGCAGAAGATATGGAAGAGGAACAAGCCTTTAAAAGATCTAGAAATACTGATGAGATGGTTGAATTGCGCATTTTGCTTCAGAGCAAG aATGCTGGAGCAGTGATTGGGAAAGGAGGCAAGAATATTAAGGCTCTTCGCACAGAC TACAATGCCAGTGTTTCAGTCCCAGACAGCAGTGGCCCCGAGCG CATACTGAGTATCAGTGCTGATATTGAAACGATTGGAGAAATTCTGAAGAAAATCATCCCTACCTTGGAGGAG TACCAGCATTATAAAGGAAGTGACTTTGACTGCGAGTTGAGACTGTTGATTCATCAAAGTCTGGCAGGAGGAATTATTGGTGTTAAAGGTGCTAAAATCAAAGAACTTCGAGAA AACACTCAGACAACAATCAAGCTTTTCCAGGAGTGCTGCCCTCATTCTACTGACAGAGTTGTTCTTATTGGAGGAAAACCTGACAGAGTTGTAGAATGCATCAAGATTATCCTTGACCTTATATCTGAG tCTCCCATCAAAGGACGTGCACAACCATATGATCCCAACTTTTATGATGAAACCTATGATTATGGTGGTTTTACAATGATGTTTGATGACCGCCGAGGACGGCCTGTGGGATTCCCTATGCGGGGAAGAGGTGGTTTTGACAGAATGCCTCCTGGTCGGGGTGGGCGTCCCATGCCTCCTTCTAGAAGAGATTATGATGATATGAGCCCTCGTCGAggacctcctccacctcctcctggtCGAGGTGGCCGGGGTGGCAGCAGAGCTCGgaatcttcctcttcctccaccaccaccacccagaggGGG AGACCTAATGGCTTATGACAGAAGAGGAAGGCCTGGAGACCGCTATGATGGCATG GTTGGGTTCAGTGCTGATGAAACTTGGGACTCTGCAATTGACACATGgagcccatcagaatggcaaatggcTTATGAACCACAG gGTGGTTCTGGATATG ATTATTCCTATGCAGGGGGTCGTGGCTCATACGGTGATCTTGGTGGACCCATTATTACTACACAAGTAACTATTCCCAAAGAT TTGGCTGGATCTATAATTGGCAAAGGTGGTCAGCGTATTAAGCAAATTCGTCATGAGTCAGGAGCATCGATCAAAATTGATGAGCCTTTAGAAGGATCCGAAGATCGGATCATTACCATTACAGGAACACAGGACCAGATACAGAACGCACAGTATTTGCTGCAGAACAG tgTGAAGCAGTATTCTGGAAAGTTTTTCTAA
- the Hnrnpk gene encoding heterogeneous nuclear ribonucleoprotein K isoform X2, whose translation METEQPEETFPNTETNGEFGKRPAEDMEEEQAFKRSRNTDEMVELRILLQSKNAGAVIGKGGKNIKALRTDYNASVSVPDSSGPERILSISADIETIGEILKKIIPTLEEGLQLPSPTATSQLPLESDAVECLNYQHYKGSDFDCELRLLIHQSLAGGIIGVKGAKIKELRENTQTTIKLFQECCPHSTDRVVLIGGKPDRVVECIKIILDLISESPIKGRAQPYDPNFYDETYDYGGFTMMFDDRRGRPVGFPMRGRGGFDRMPPGRGGRPMPPSRRDYDDMSPRRGPPPPPPGRGGRGGSRARNLPLPPPPPPRGGDLMAYDRRGRPGDRYDGMVGFSADETWDSAIDTWSPSEWQMAYEPQGGSGYDYSYAGGRGSYGDLGGPIITTQVTIPKDLAGSIIGKGGQRIKQIRHESGASIKIDEPLEGSEDRIITITGTQDQIQNAQYLLQNSVKQYSGKFF comes from the exons ATGGAGACCGAACAGCCAGAAGAAACCTTCCCCAACACCGAAACCAATGGTGAATTTG GTAAACGCCCTGCAGAAGATATGGAAGAGGAACAAGCCTTTAAAAGATCTAGAAATACTGATGAGATGGTTGAATTGCGCATTTTGCTTCAGAGCAAG aATGCTGGAGCAGTGATTGGGAAAGGAGGCAAGAATATTAAGGCTCTTCGCACAGAC TACAATGCCAGTGTTTCAGTCCCAGACAGCAGTGGCCCCGAGCG CATACTGAGTATCAGTGCTGATATTGAAACGATTGGAGAAATTCTGAAGAAAATCATCCCTACCTTGGAGGAG GGCCTGCAGTTGCCATCACCCACTGCAACCAGCCAGCTCCCGCTCGAATCTGATGCTGTGGAATGCTTAAAT TACCAGCATTATAAAGGAAGTGACTTTGACTGCGAGTTGAGACTGTTGATTCATCAAAGTCTGGCAGGAGGAATTATTGGTGTTAAAGGTGCTAAAATCAAAGAACTTCGAGAA AACACTCAGACAACAATCAAGCTTTTCCAGGAGTGCTGCCCTCATTCTACTGACAGAGTTGTTCTTATTGGAGGAAAACCTGACAGAGTTGTAGAATGCATCAAGATTATCCTTGACCTTATATCTGAG tCTCCCATCAAAGGACGTGCACAACCATATGATCCCAACTTTTATGATGAAACCTATGATTATGGTGGTTTTACAATGATGTTTGATGACCGCCGAGGACGGCCTGTGGGATTCCCTATGCGGGGAAGAGGTGGTTTTGACAGAATGCCTCCTGGTCGGGGTGGGCGTCCCATGCCTCCTTCTAGAAGAGATTATGATGATATGAGCCCTCGTCGAggacctcctccacctcctcctggtCGAGGTGGCCGGGGTGGCAGCAGAGCTCGgaatcttcctcttcctccaccaccaccacccagaggGGG AGACCTAATGGCTTATGACAGAAGAGGAAGGCCTGGAGACCGCTATGATGGCATG GTTGGGTTCAGTGCTGATGAAACTTGGGACTCTGCAATTGACACATGgagcccatcagaatggcaaatggcTTATGAACCACAG gGTGGTTCTGGATATG ATTATTCCTATGCAGGGGGTCGTGGCTCATACGGTGATCTTGGTGGACCCATTATTACTACACAAGTAACTATTCCCAAAGAT TTGGCTGGATCTATAATTGGCAAAGGTGGTCAGCGTATTAAGCAAATTCGTCATGAGTCAGGAGCATCGATCAAAATTGATGAGCCTTTAGAAGGATCCGAAGATCGGATCATTACCATTACAGGAACACAGGACCAGATACAGAACGCACAGTATTTGCTGCAGAACAG tgTGAAGCAGTATTCTGGAAAGTTTTTCTAA
- the Qng1 gene encoding queuosine 5'-phosphate N-glycosylase/hydrolase isoform X1, which translates to MDTPLPPRESARFVAENSRDVRVDREGVRRAAELLLPAASAWRVEQWKALHELNPRRADEAAVDWVFVVDSLNFSFWAEQEERKCEVRYGGTVYTGYWALCAAVNRALDQGIPVTSASYYATVTLDQVRNIFRSDTDEPMPLIEDRHRILNETGKILLEKFGGSFLNCVRKSEKSAQKLMHLVVDNFPSYRDEAQFEGKRVSFYKRAQILVADTWSVLEGKGDGCFEDISSITMFADYRLPQILVHLGALKYSEDLLQKLLKGEMLLNGDKLEVEIRGCSIWCVELIRDCLLELLGKRGEKPVGEINSVLLDYHLWDYARDHRADMKGIPFHRTRCVYY; encoded by the exons ATGGACACGCCACTGCCGCCGCGCGAGTCCGCGAGGTTCGTGGCAGAGAACAGCCGCGACGTGCGCGTGGACCGCGAGGGGGTGCGCCGGGCGGCCGAGCTGCTGCTGCCCGCGGCCTCGGCGTGGCGCGTGGAGCAGTGGAAGGCCCTGCACGAGCTCAACCCGCGCAGGGCCGACGAGGCTGCGGTCGACTGGGTGTTCGTGGTGGACTCGCTCAACTTCTCCTTCTGGGCCGAGCAGGAGGAGCGCAAGTGTGAGGTGCGGTACGGCGGGACGGTGTACACCGGCTACTGGGCTCTCTGCGCCGCCGTTAACCGGGCGCTCGACCAAG ggATACCAGTAACTAGCGCCTCTTACTATGCCACAGTGACGCTTGATCAGGTTCGGAATATATTTCGCTCGGACACAGACGAGCCCATGCCTTTAATAGAAGACAGGCATCGGATTCTCAATGAAACTGGGAAAATTCTGCTGGAGAAGTTTGGAGGCTCTTTTCTTAACTGTGTCcgaaaaagtgaaaaaagtgcACAGAAGTTAATGCACCTGGTTGTTGACAATTTTCCTTCTTACAGAGATGAGGCACAATTTGAG GGGAAAAGGGTCTCCTTTTACAAACGCGCGCAGATTCTCGTGGCAGACACATGGAGTGTGTTGGAAGGAAAGGGGGATGGCTGCTTTGAGGACATCTCCAGCATCACCATGTTTGCCGATTACAGACTGCCTCAGATCCTTGTTCACCTTGGAGCCCTGAAATACTCCGAAGACTTACTGCAGAAGCTTCTCAAAG GAGAAATGCTTTtaaatggagataaactagagGTGGAAATTAGAGGTTGCTCGATTTGGTGTGTCGAGCTGATCCGGGAttgtcttctggagcttcttggAAAAAGAGGCGAAAAACCTGTTGGTGAGATCAATTCTGTTCTTCTGGATTACCACTTATGGGACTACGCCCGAGATCATAGGGCAGACATGAAAGGAATCCCGTTTCATCGCACACGCTGCGTCTACTACTGA
- the Qng1 gene encoding queuosine 5'-phosphate N-glycosylase/hydrolase isoform X2, producing the protein MSHCCPERWLRIPVTSASYYATVTLDQVRNIFRSDTDEPMPLIEDRHRILNETGKILLEKFGGSFLNCVRKSEKSAQKLMHLVVDNFPSYRDEAQFEGKRVSFYKRAQILVADTWSVLEGKGDGCFEDISSITMFADYRLPQILVHLGALKYSEDLLQKLLKGEMLLNGDKLEVEIRGCSIWCVELIRDCLLELLGKRGEKPVGEINSVLLDYHLWDYARDHRADMKGIPFHRTRCVYY; encoded by the exons ATGTCACATTGCTGTCCTGAGCGGTGGCTGA ggATACCAGTAACTAGCGCCTCTTACTATGCCACAGTGACGCTTGATCAGGTTCGGAATATATTTCGCTCGGACACAGACGAGCCCATGCCTTTAATAGAAGACAGGCATCGGATTCTCAATGAAACTGGGAAAATTCTGCTGGAGAAGTTTGGAGGCTCTTTTCTTAACTGTGTCcgaaaaagtgaaaaaagtgcACAGAAGTTAATGCACCTGGTTGTTGACAATTTTCCTTCTTACAGAGATGAGGCACAATTTGAG GGGAAAAGGGTCTCCTTTTACAAACGCGCGCAGATTCTCGTGGCAGACACATGGAGTGTGTTGGAAGGAAAGGGGGATGGCTGCTTTGAGGACATCTCCAGCATCACCATGTTTGCCGATTACAGACTGCCTCAGATCCTTGTTCACCTTGGAGCCCTGAAATACTCCGAAGACTTACTGCAGAAGCTTCTCAAAG GAGAAATGCTTTtaaatggagataaactagagGTGGAAATTAGAGGTTGCTCGATTTGGTGTGTCGAGCTGATCCGGGAttgtcttctggagcttcttggAAAAAGAGGCGAAAAACCTGTTGGTGAGATCAATTCTGTTCTTCTGGATTACCACTTATGGGACTACGCCCGAGATCATAGGGCAGACATGAAAGGAATCCCGTTTCATCGCACACGCTGCGTCTACTACTGA